The Plasmodium knowlesi strain H genome assembly, chromosome: 14 genome has a segment encoding these proteins:
- a CDS encoding ribosomal protein L33, apicoplast, putative, producing MKKCDIFFLYLIFFVLITIKCCQPFIIPNNTKMVNGPLLKNCCRSKRIVTIFGKKKKNRKVVVIECTEARKYGKQPSRYVTEKNKVNTPKKLQLYKYNKYLKRRTLHVEIK from the exons atgaaaaaatgtgacatttttttcttatatttaatttttttcgttctaaTCACCATCAAATGTTGCCAACCATTTATAATTCCAAACAACACAAAAATGGTAAATGGTCCACTTTTGAAGAACTGCTGCAGGAGCAAGCGAAttg TAACAATTtttgggaaaaagaaaaaaaacaggaaagtTGTTGTCATAGAATGCACTGAAGCGAGGAAATACGGGAAACAGCCGTCAAGATATGTaacagagaaaaataaagtaaacaCACCGAAGAAATTGCAGTTGTACAAGTATAATAAATATcttaaaagaagaacattACACGTAGAAATTAAGTAA
- a CDS encoding ABC1 family, putative, whose protein sequence is MKSSLKWERRFFAPWVCRRCYMSNNEISKFKIRKSNREHGPEELKEPSKMRKAVGGKQMCSDLTTPFEIYKWSHILNTKNESLIDDVIRQVEGKKKKNRTEKNSPHRNTMISTRKDATPNIQYSDSIGSSLDLHRAAHRYHIVINDKENDIYVEKEISTFFSNMINNLEDRLHNNPSAMKLLEMAKENESHIFYYLYNNFKIVRVLPYKCFWHYEYPEDIFPADLRQNEEGHDNEYLFKNIDLNKLDLLLRGEEDMLCGTEKNRSRKMAKAYDQGKLNDDERENVNLNEEQVGVNHKFKFCSREEGVLPKSETNHGVGTNYTSFGQMKEEKSNGRKAVTKEVHTQSDYHFLTTPFENKPPHNSPWMDTKRFFSTIGTSNNANTSHRVKSQIFHNAKKFEDIDIANQGDNIKRDNWGCTVKSDLLKGGADNINTCTGAEEKKNTHVDIEEEEGNSAENLSHGKMVDEHDFNYDINVLNNKIICTDKSERTNFRISKVPVSPLSRATVFGKVLLDIAKNSSVEYLKSRLARGFGGGDAADSGMHNTIVSEKNAEILANGLSKMRGVVLKLGQMISLQDEHLSPILGKALKMVCNSADVMPTIQLKSVLKNEFGKDYEKKFDSFDYIPFASASIGQVHKAIINNKKVAVKIQYPGVYESIDSDIKNVLLINQYTNLILKNLYIENVCREIKKELKCECDYINEAKYYVLFKNIFKNSKYFYVPSVYTEYVTKHVLVTSYVEGISLDEVAEKFPQAIRDSIGQRILYLCLHELFVFKIMNTDPNLGNFLYDQERDKLCLIDFGATRSYKNEFVDNYLRLVKASVEEDEAKIYHYSYELNFFVGKEIEEMKNSHIKSVILVGEPFKYPEYDFANNDIAKQIYKLLPKIIYNRLVPPRSEIYTLHRKLSGSFLICMKLKAKVKAAHIFNSIYDNYKFTTEDTYLRDRLRTY, encoded by the coding sequence atgaaaagcTCACTGAAATGGGAGAGGCGCTTTTTTGCGCCTTGGGTGTGTAGAAGGTGTTACATGAGCAATAACGAAATAAGTAAATTTAAAATCAGAAAAAGTAACCGTGAGCATGGCCCAGAGGAATTGAAGGAGCCCAGTAAGATGCGGAAGGCTGTGGGGGGGAAACAGATGTGTAGCGATTTAACAACCCCTTTCGAAATATACAAATGGTCGCACATTCttaacacaaaaaatgagagTTTAATAGATGACGTAATAAGgcaggtggaaggaaaaaagaaaaagaacagaacGGAGAAGAATAGCCCACATAGGAATACCATGATAAGTACAAGGAAGGATGCTACCCCTAATATACAATACAGCGATAGCATAGGTTCTTCGCTGGATTTACACAGAGCTGCTCATCGTTACCATATTGTAATAAATGACAAGGAAAATGACATATAtgtagaaaaggaaataagtacctttttttccaacatGATAAACAATCTGGAAGATCGTTTGCATAATAATCCATCGGCCATGAAGTTGCTAGAAATGGCAAAGGAAAACGAATCTCACATATTTTACTACCTCTATAATAATTTCAAAATTGTACGTGTGTTACCATATAAATGTTTTTGGCACTATGAATATCCTGAGGACATTTTCCCCGCAGATCTTAgacaaaatgaggaaggacATGATAATGAgtatttgtttaaaaatatagatTTAAATAAACTGGACTTATTGCtcaggggggaagaagacatGCTATGtggcacagaaaaaaataggagcAGAAAAATGGCCAAGGCATATGACCAGGGCAAACTTAATGATgatgaaagggaaaatgtgAATCTGAATGAAGAGCAGGTGGGTGTTAATcataaatttaaattttgcaGTCGGGAAGAAGGGGTCTTACCTAAGAGCGAAACCAACCACGGGGTGGGAACAAATTATACCTCATTTGgtcaaatgaaggaagaaaagtcAAATGGCCGCAAGGCAGTTACTAAGGAAGTACACACACAGAGCGACTACCATTTTTTGACAACACCGTTTGAGAATAAACCTCCACATAACTCCCCCTGGATGGATACAAAAAGGTTTTTCTCAACCATAGGCACATCAAATAATGCAAACACTTCACACAGGGTGAAATCTCAAATTTTCCACAatgctaaaaaatttgaagataTCGATATTGCGAATCAAGGTGATAACATAAAAAGGGATAATTGGGGATGCACCGTCAAAAGTGATCTTTTAAAGGGAGGTGCAGATAATATTAACACATGTACTGGcgcagaggagaaaaaaaatacacatgtagatatagaggaggaagaaggaaattctGCGGAAAATTTAAGTCATGGAAAAATGGTGGATGAGCATGACTTCAATTATGACATTAACGTTTTaaataacaaaataataTGCACGGATAAATCggaaaggacaaattttAGAATCAGTAAAGTGCCCGTATCGCCCCTCAGCAGGGCCACCGTTTTTGGAAAGGTTTTGTTGGATATTGCCAAGAATAGTAGCGTGGAATACCTTAAGAGTAGGTTAGCCAGGGGTTTTGGGGGAGGTGATGCTGCAGATAGCGGTATGCATAACACAATTGTGAGCGAGAAAAATGCGGAAATTCTGGCAAATGGTTTGAGCAAAATGAGAGGAGTAGTCCTAAAGCTCGGCCAAATGATCAGTTTGCAAGACGAGCATCTGTCGCCCATTTTGGGGAAAGCCCTAAAAATGGTTTGCAATTCAGCGGATGTAATGCCCACGATCCAATTAAAAAGtgttttgaaaaatgagTTTGGCAAAGattatgagaaaaaattcgaCTCGTTTGATTATATCCCTTTTGCAAGTGCATCTATAGGACAGGTCCATAAAgcaataataaataataaaaaagtagCAGTGAAAATTCAGTACCCAGGTGTGTACGAGTCCATCGATAgtgacataaaaaatgtactacTTATTAATCAGTATACCAATTTGATactaaaaaatttatatattgAAAATGTGTGTAGAGAAATtaagaaggaattaaaatGTGAGTGTGATTATATTAACGAAGCAAAATATTATGTcctctttaaaaatatttttaaaaatagcaaatatttttatgtaccttCCGTGTACACTGAATATGTGACAAAACACGTGTTGGTAACTTCCTACGTGGAAGGTATAAGCCTAGATGAAGTCGCAGAGAAATTCCCACAAGCCATACGGGATTCCATAGGTCAAAGAATTCTTTACCTCTGTTTACACGAATTGTTTGTCtttaaaattatgaacacgGATCCTAATTTgggcaattttttatatgatcAAGAAAGGGACAAGTTATGCTTAATAGATTTTGGGGCCACTAGATCTTACAAAAATGAGTTTGTTGATAATTATTTAAGACTTGTGAAAGCGTCGGTGGAGGAAGACGAAGCTAAAATTTATCACTATTCCTATGAGCTTAACTTTTTTGTAGGTAAGGAAAttgaagaaatgaagaattcGCACATCAAATCGGTGATCCTAGTGGGGGAGCCCTTCAAATATCCAGAGTACGATTTTGCCAATAACGATATTGCAAAGCAGATATATAAGCTGTTGCCCAAAATTATTTACAATAGATTGGTACCCCCCCGCTCCGAAATTTACACGCTGCATAGAAAATTGTCCGgctcctttttaatttgtatGAAACTCAAGGCAAAAGTGAAGGCCGCGCATATCTTTAACTCCATTTATGACAATTACAAGTTCACAACGGAGGATACCTATTTGCGGGATCGACTCAGGACATACTAA
- a CDS encoding protein phosphatase PPM5, putative: MGTCTSSLIKKFRKTHPPSSRTFKGKKNTRRRLSISTKGELPNDTDEIKRSIQELKDNEDRFKESSENDSHTKVEITPVKEEEEKKCGEKKNKIKNRSSVAGVRASHFQEDFEKKCVKIKGEVDKLNENGIGYVCRKGLKPESPNQDDFTIITTENLALYAIFDGHGPYGHDVSNYVQKELPYMIIKNENFLKNPKEVFTKAFLNIHANIEKTTNEYLEDFANKYKGNNKGGNSRRLHMDKQSSSSVVSTHFDLNIPHLDDEEEDDDDDHDSDDDNNFSEDSGTGNTDGYAHTDSDSDSDSDHHHGESDDNENQKKSKAKMKKSESNKHANEKNTTKSEKGQALNKKKKKKKKKKEAYFDSTMSGTTATIIVHLFQEKKLYVAYVGDSRAVLGRRKKGFPDVLEAFDLTKDHKPNSAAEKKRIINSGGQVLKLEGDIPYRVFLKNKFYPGLAMSRAIGDTIGHQIGIISEPDFMEIKINEDEDILVLICSDGVWEFISSEEAINLIYEFGYDNVQDAVENLAKESWDRWLNEEENIVDDITIQAIYLSEKCKKIKNEK, translated from the exons atgGGTACATGCACCTCTTcactaataaaaaaatttcgcaAAACACACCCGCCATCCAGTAGaacat TTAAAGGCAAAAAGAACACAAGAAGGAGACTCTCTATCAGCACAAAGGGAGAGTTGCCAAATGACACggacgaaataaaaagaagtatTCAAGAATTAAAGGACAATGAAGATAGGTTTAAGGAATCATCGGAAAATGATTCGCATACGAAAGTGGAAATAACACcagtgaaggaagaagaggaaaaaaaatgtggagagaaaaaaaataaaattaaaaatagatCGTCCGTAGCAGGAGTAAGGGCATCCCATTTTCAAGAagatttcgaaaaaaaatgtgtaaaaattaaAGGTGAAGTTGacaaattaaatgaaaatggaataGGCTATGTATGCAGAAAAGGGTTAAAGCCAGAAAGCCCAAATCAGGATGATTTTACAATTATCACTACGGAGAATTTAGCCCTTTATGCCATTTTTGATGGCCATGGGCCATATGGACATGATGTGTCCAATTATGTACAGAAGGAATTACCCTACATGATTAtaaagaatgaaaattttttaaaaaatccgAAAGAGGTCTTTACTAAAGCCTTCCTAAATATACATGCAAACATAGAAAAAACGACCAATGAATATTTGGAAGACTTTGCCAACAAATACAAAGGAAACAACAAAGGCGGAAACAGCAGAAGACTTCATATGGACAAGCAGAGCAGCAGCTCCGTCGTCAGTACGCACTTTGATTTAAATATACCTCACTTGGacgatgaggaagaagacgacgatgatgatcATGATAGTGATGATGATAACAATTTTAGCGAAGATTCCGGTACAGGCAACACAGACGGGTATGCCCACACCGATAGTGACAGCGACAGTGATAGTGATCACCACCATGGTGAAAGTGATGATAATGAGAATCAGAAAAAATCCAAAgcgaagatgaaaaaaagcgAATCCAACAAACATGCGAACGAAAAGAATACCACCAAAAGCGAAAAGGGACAAgcattaaacaaaaaaaagaaaaaaaaaaagaaaaaaaaagaagcctATTTTGACAGTACAATGAGTGGTACCACAGCAACAATAATAGTACACCTttttcaggaaaaaaaattatacgtTGCTTATGTCGGCGATTCTAGGGCTGTACTTggcaggaggaaaaaaggattcCCAGATGTTCTGGAGGCCTTCGATCTAACGAAAGATCATAAACCCAATTCCGCAGctgagaagaaaagaattataaATTCCGGTGGGCAAGTATTGAAGCTGGAGGGGGATATACCCTACCgcgtttttttaaaaaataagtttTACCCAGGGTTGGCCATGTCAAG AGCCATTGGAGATACGATTGGGCACCAGATAGGTATAATTTCCGAGCCCGATTTCatggaaattaaaataaacgaaGATGAAGACATCCTCGTTTTGATATGCAGTGACGGAGTATGGGAATTCATTTCGTCGGAAGAAGCCATTAATCTAATCTACGAATTTGGATACGACAAT GTTCAAGACGCCGTTGAGAACTTAGCCAAGGAATCCTGGGACCGCTGGctaaacgaagaagaaaacatcgTGGATGACATAACCATACAAGCTATATATTTAtcagaaaaatgcaaaaaaataaaaaatgaaaaataa
- a CDS encoding protein phosphatase PPM7, putative, with protein sequence MPVVGGAHVIPMKNYTIVSDGYGEKGVKKTYEDEFFICENLKTFNKSLHPNFNFSCFCLIDGHNGKNTATFLKKNLAQELSNSFVANQETYDETLPIPDHFIRIGVNNACRKIDEQLSVQFPGCRDGATCVIILIKDDYAYIINIGDSSAYLCRFLNNTNQAIDLVDIHKPWVLSEKERIIKHGGRIENGRVNDIIDVTRSFGDLMLKKYGLLCTGTFKKFKITSEDNFIIMGTDGFFSFVDVNHITNEIVALSRKEERMVNVEKKKTVFDAQNVCRIMVEHALVDKKSQDNVTVILIKFLHK encoded by the exons ATGCCAGTAGTTGGAGGAGCACACGTAATACCCATga AGAATTATACAATAGTTAGTGATGGTTATGGAGAAAAGGGCGTAAAGAAGACCTATGAAGATGAGTTCTTTATCTGCGAAAATTTGAAGACATTCAATAAGAGCTTGCACcccaattttaatttttc ctgCTTTTGCCTGATCGATGGACATAACGGAAAAAACACGGCcacatttttgaagaaaaatctGGCACAGGAATTGTCGAACAGTTTTGTGGCCAACCAGGAAACTTATGATGAGACTCTTCCTATACCAGATCACTTCATAAGAATT GGTGTAAATAATGCGTGCAGAAAAATCGACGAACAATTATCCGTGCAGTTTCCCGGGTGCAGAg aCGGAGCTACAtgtgtaattattttaattaaggATGATTATGcgtatataataaatataggAGATTCTTCCGCGTATCTATGCAGATTTCTGAATAATACCAACCAAG CCATAGACCTAGTGGATATTCATAAGCCATGGGTGCTGTCCGAAAAAGAGAGAATTATTAAACACGGTGGAAGGATTGAAAATGGACGAGTGAATGACATTATCGATGTGACGAGATCCTTTGGGGATCTTAT GCTGAAGAAGTATGGATTGCTGTGCACAGGGACattcaaaaaatttaaaataaccTCCGAGGACAATTTTATTATCATGGGTACCGATGGGTTCTTCAGTTTTGTAGATGTAAACCATATAACCAATGAGATAGTAGCTCTATCGAGGAAG GAAGAAAGGATGGTAAATgttgaaaagaagaaaactgTGTTTGACGCTCAAAATGTGTGTAGAATTATGGTTGAGCATGCCCTTGTGGATAAGAAGTCACAG gacaACGTCACCGTTATTTTGATAAAGTTCttacacaaataa
- a CDS encoding acyl-CoA binding protein, putative produces MSMADLFEKCVSFINALPKTEMISLEDKLLLYKYFKQGTIGNCNIGAPSIFRLQERKKYEAWKSIENLSKEEAKKKYVETVQGLYPEWEKEI; encoded by the coding sequence ATGAGTATGGCAGacttatttgaaaaatgcgTTTCCTTCATCAACGCCCTTCCCAAAACTGAAATGATATCTTTGGAGGATAAATTACTTCTGTACAAATACTTTAAGCAAGGAACAATTGGAAACTGTAACATAGGTGCACCAAGCATTTTTAGGCTtcaggaaaggaaaaaatatgaagcaTGGAAATCAATTGAAAATCTAAGCAAAGAGGaagcaaagaagaagtatgtcgaaacggttcagggtttgtACCCAGagtgggaaaaggaaatatag
- a CDS encoding aquaporin, putative produces MKTQKGLFRRYAKQVIQKFIKYTKNYLKDITDEINVKSFKKYKYNFFFEFIGSFIFVFFISVYMLNSNQNEEYVIKHTKQINPYDSNDIFIPGDNLFDNEINNVHYGNDLNGPTSVASILLEQKNKEDDATFKTKEEHSKVYPMVSKAEGNNGTNRLIGSENIEHVSEETKGSLVKKHEMGKRTSQEYSTNGRQTTVNGVSGNNDLLKSVEKDETKKTDSPNGYVEKSGNKDDILRQSAGPSEGGIEKGTTGDVQGESNENIDNNQREEKTQEERSAKELSKEGLTKNVGTVIFKDHVNEFSKIKLNDINNIDLGDIDKYQVMKNSGNKQNSNHAVYSFFGCLIYVLFVILGAHINPAYTYALWLVEPKKYGFVITTCYVTFQYFGGILASILCAHMYGSIFIYALLPKKEIMKTFFCEFISTFLLTLLLLSLYNYKKKFMEENKNENSLIFNTAKGINMTSLYTFSNYEDIYGSDVFNSSNWGGRNERFLLHVDNKYIKYIMNHIFYLLFIFFSLLFFVFVTNTTLNPMFSTSTLYTYLYFKFFQANGSFHISSVVLSFLSVSKIFQMVKLYITSLPLWIGPYVGSAFATAFMKLFKEGEEEIVNVIDTNVYSTNRRNETMPLIGKHNVKRNAYLVEYDDNIHHNSSNYLIPNVF; encoded by the coding sequence atgAAAACACAGAAAGGCCTATTCAGAAGGTATGCGAAGCAAGTTATCCAGAAGTTCATAAAGTATACAAAGAATTACCTAAAAGATATAACTGATGAGATAAATGTAAAATCATTTAAGAAATACAAGTAcaactttttctttgaaTTTATTGGATCCtttattttcgtttttttcatttctgtgtATATGTTAAATTCAAATCAAAATGAGGAGTACGTAATTAAGCACACCAAGCAAATAAACCCATATGATAGCAACGACATATTTATTCCTGGTGACAATCTCTTCGATAATGAAATTAACAATGTGCACTACGGAAATGATTTAAATGGCCCAACAAGTGTAGCCAGTATTCTATTGGaacagaagaataaagaagatgATGCTACCTTTAAAACGAAAGAGGAACACTCCAAAGTGTACCCAATGGTTAGCAAGGCGGAGGGGAATAATGGCACAAATCGCCTGATTGGGTCAGAAAATATTGAACATGTGTCggaagaaacaaaagggaGCCTTGTGAAAAAACATGAGatgggaaaaagaacctcCCAAGAATATTCTACAAATGGCAGACAGACAACTGTGAATGGAGTAAGTGGAAATAATGACTTGTTGAAATCTGTGGAGAAGGATGAGACAAAAAAGACTGATTCTCCAAATGGATACGTTGAAAAGAGCGGAAATAAAGATGACATTCTAAGGCAGTCAGCTGGACCAAGCGAGGGGGGTATAGAAAAGGGTACCACTGGAGATGTTCAAGGAGAGAGTAACGAAAACATCGACAATaaccaaagggaagaaaagacgCAGGAAGAAAGAAGCGCCAAGGAACTAAGCAAGGAAGGACTCACGAAAAATGTCGGAACCGTCATTTTTAAGGACCATGTGAACGAATTCAGTAAGATAAAATTAAACGACATTAACAACATCGATTTGGGAGATATCGATAAATACCAAGTGATGAAAAATTCgggaaataaacaaaatagcAACCATGCAGTTTACTCCTTTTTTGGGTGTTTAATATATGTCTTATTTGTGATATTAGGGGCACACATCAATCCAGCATATACCTACGCGTTATGGCTAGTGGAaccgaaaaaatatggatTTGTAATCACCACGTGCTACGTTACATTTCAGTACTTTGGGGGCATCTTGGCAAGTATcctatgtgcacatatgtacgGAAGTATATTTATCTATGCCCTgttaccaaaaaaggaaattatgaaaacttttttttgtgaattcaTTTCCACCTTCCTGCTAACCCTACTGTTGTTAAGTTTgtataattacaaaaaaaaatttatggaagaaaataaaaatgaaaattcaCTCATTTTTAATACGGCAAAAGGGATTAATATGACATCACTGTACACCTTCAGTAATTATGAAGATATATATGGAAGCGATGTTTTTAATTCATCTAACTGGGGAGGCAGAAATGAAAGGTTTCTCCTCCATGTGgacaataaatatataaaatatataatgaatcatatattttatttacttttcatttttttttcattattattttttgtttttgtaacGAATACGACGTTAAATCCAATGTTCTCCACGTCCACCCTGTACACTTACTTAtactttaaattttttcaagcGAATGGTTCTTTTCACATCTCCTCAGTTGTGTTGTCTTTTTTAAGTGTTTCCAAGATATTCCAGATGGTAAAATTGTATATTACGTCGTTACCCCTGTGGATAGGGCCGTATGTGGGGTCAGCCTTCGCAACAGCTTTTATGAAATTATtcaaggaaggagaagaagaaattgttAATGTCATTGATACTAATGTCTATAGCACTAACAGAAGGAATGAGACCATGCCTTTGATAGGAAAACATAACGTCAAGCGAAATGCCTACCTCGTGGAATATGATGATAATATTCACCATAATTCGAGCAACTACTTAATTCCGAATGTCTTTTAA